One Longimicrobium sp. DNA segment encodes these proteins:
- a CDS encoding phenylalanine 4-monooxygenase, translating into MQATPAPVRRKAIPEVDPSIFISQDWNAYTAEQHEVWSLLYERRMRELRGNGSRVFLDGAEAIGLRADRVPDLAEVNRRLGVRTGWNAVPVKGFIPAREFFACLANRRFPTTVIVRPREQLEYLPEPDIFHDVFGHVPLHADPVFADFLQRFGAVAARAESDEDVAKMARLFWFTVEFGLVREPGAVKLYGSGLISSAGDAANALGPGCDRRPFSLDAVFAQEFEIDRFQDVLFVVDSFEQLFAAVSEAERRLEL; encoded by the coding sequence ATGCAAGCGACCCCCGCGCCCGTGCGACGCAAGGCGATTCCCGAGGTGGATCCGTCGATCTTCATCTCGCAGGACTGGAACGCCTACACGGCCGAGCAGCACGAGGTCTGGTCGCTCCTGTACGAGCGGCGGATGCGCGAGCTGCGCGGCAACGGCAGCCGCGTGTTCCTGGACGGCGCCGAGGCCATCGGCCTGCGCGCCGACCGCGTCCCCGACCTGGCCGAGGTGAACCGCCGGCTGGGAGTGCGCACCGGATGGAACGCCGTGCCGGTGAAGGGCTTCATCCCCGCGCGCGAGTTCTTCGCCTGCCTGGCGAACCGCCGCTTCCCGACCACGGTCATCGTTCGCCCGCGCGAGCAGCTCGAGTACCTGCCCGAGCCCGACATCTTCCACGACGTGTTCGGGCACGTGCCGCTGCACGCCGACCCGGTGTTCGCCGACTTCCTGCAGCGCTTCGGCGCGGTGGCGGCGCGAGCCGAAAGCGACGAGGACGTGGCGAAGATGGCGCGGCTCTTCTGGTTCACCGTGGAGTTCGGGCTGGTGCGCGAGCCTGGTGCGGTGAAGTTGTACGGGAGCGGGCTGATCTCCTCGGCGGGCGACGCGGCCAACGCGCTGGGGCCCGGGTGCGACCGGCGGCCCTTCTCGCTGGACGCGGTGTTCGCGCAGGAGTTCGAGATCGACCGCTTCCAGGACGTGCTGTTCGTGGTGGACTCGTTCGAGCAGCTCTTCGCCGCCGTATCCGAGGCGGAGCGCCGGCTCGAGCTCTGA
- a CDS encoding DUF4389 domain-containing protein yields the protein MSTLVHELERSRAHPVDVRVPPQTKGRDRLTTGFRIFLALPHLLLVGAPVAATVSWTWGSDRTPVANWGAGGALGAVAGVCALIAWFAILFTGKYPDGLRSLVMLYLRWRVRAVAYTALLRDEYPPFGDGPYPAELALEPADMPRDKLAVGFRIVLAIPHLVCVWALSMVWGVTTLIAWFAILLTGEYPEGLYRFGVSVFRWNTRVEAYLLLLHDAYPPFSLE from the coding sequence CAGACGAAGGGCCGCGACCGGCTGACGACGGGGTTCCGCATCTTCCTGGCGCTGCCGCACCTGCTGCTGGTGGGCGCGCCCGTGGCGGCCACGGTCTCGTGGACGTGGGGATCGGACCGCACCCCCGTGGCCAACTGGGGTGCCGGCGGGGCGCTGGGCGCGGTCGCCGGCGTCTGCGCGCTGATCGCGTGGTTCGCGATCCTGTTCACGGGGAAGTATCCCGACGGACTGAGGAGCCTGGTGATGCTGTACCTGCGCTGGCGCGTACGCGCGGTGGCGTATACCGCGCTGCTGCGCGACGAGTACCCGCCGTTCGGCGACGGCCCCTACCCCGCCGAACTGGCGCTGGAGCCGGCGGACATGCCGCGCGACAAGCTGGCGGTGGGCTTCCGCATCGTCCTGGCGATCCCGCACCTGGTCTGCGTGTGGGCGCTGTCGATGGTGTGGGGCGTCACCACGCTGATCGCGTGGTTCGCCATCCTGCTGACGGGCGAGTATCCGGAGGGGCTGTACCGCTTCGGCGTGAGCGTCTTCCGCTGGAACACGCGGGTGGAGGCGTACCTCCTCCTGCTGCACGACGCGTATCCGCCGTTCTCGCTCGAGTAG